One stretch of Xanthomonas sp. DAR 35659 DNA includes these proteins:
- a CDS encoding GntR family transcriptional regulator: MTLAPDTRTPRKRVALYEDVAERLRQKIYEYVLPPGEWIDEPALVAELGISRTPLRESLKLLAAEGLVQIEPGRGARVTRLTLEDLNELFPVMALLEGRCAYEAVRKVDAAGLARLETLHARMEQAADEGDLAEYYRQNYLIHESVQEFAGNPWLIRVTHDLHRILKMHRGRQLLAPGRMQQSLSEHRELMDCFRRGDAEGAERTMNRHLQSQGNALALYVAAGGKLNVPAPLPRGRELGMGNGES, from the coding sequence ATGACCCTCGCGCCCGACACCCGCACGCCGCGCAAGCGCGTGGCGCTGTACGAAGACGTGGCCGAGCGGCTGCGGCAGAAGATCTACGAGTACGTGCTGCCGCCGGGCGAGTGGATCGACGAACCGGCGCTGGTCGCCGAACTGGGCATCAGCCGCACGCCGCTGCGCGAGAGCCTGAAGCTGCTCGCCGCCGAGGGCCTGGTGCAGATCGAGCCCGGCCGCGGCGCGCGCGTGACCCGGCTGACCCTGGAGGACCTCAACGAACTGTTCCCGGTGATGGCGCTGCTGGAAGGCCGCTGCGCCTACGAAGCCGTGCGCAAGGTCGACGCCGCCGGCCTGGCGCGCCTGGAAACGCTGCACGCGCGCATGGAGCAGGCCGCCGACGAGGGCGACCTGGCCGAGTACTACCGGCAGAACTACCTTATCCACGAATCGGTGCAGGAATTCGCCGGCAATCCGTGGCTGATCCGCGTCACCCACGACCTGCACCGCATCCTCAAGATGCACCGCGGCCGGCAACTGCTGGCGCCGGGACGCATGCAGCAATCGTTGTCCGAACACCGCGAACTGATGGACTGCTTCCGCCGCGGCGACGCCGAAGGCGCCGAGCGCACCATGAACCGCCACCTGCAGAGCCAGGGCAACGCCCTGGCGCTGTACGTGGCCGCGGGCGGCAAGTTGAATGTGCCGGCGCCATTGCCTAGGGGCCGGGAGTTGGGAATGGGGAATGGGGAATCGTAA
- a CDS encoding RNA polymerase sigma factor codes for MRPEPLPALSRLFLQWRPSLSRYFLRRRAAAWDAEDLVQEVWLRLQRSEAHAPEIANPEAYLFTIAANLMREHALLNQRSTQRDTCLDDVLERLAVPCDADAHVHRAQRRQRLAELMARLPPKCRAAMVLRYRDELGYQDIAERLQISSHMVKKYIIKGLAVCRQGMARYA; via the coding sequence GTGCGTCCCGAACCCTTGCCGGCCCTGTCGCGGCTGTTCCTGCAATGGCGACCGTCGCTGAGCCGCTACTTCCTGCGTCGCCGCGCCGCGGCATGGGACGCCGAGGACCTGGTGCAGGAAGTGTGGCTGCGCCTGCAGCGCAGCGAGGCGCACGCGCCGGAGATCGCCAATCCGGAGGCCTACCTGTTCACCATCGCCGCCAACCTGATGCGCGAGCACGCGCTGCTCAACCAGCGCAGCACGCAGCGCGACACCTGCCTGGACGACGTGCTGGAGCGGCTGGCGGTGCCGTGCGACGCGGATGCGCACGTGCACCGCGCGCAACGCCGGCAGCGCCTGGCCGAACTGATGGCGCGGCTGCCTCCGAAATGCCGCGCGGCGATGGTGCTGCGCTATCGCGACGAACTCGGCTACCAGGACATCGCCGAGCGGTTGCAGATCTCCAGCCACATGGTCAAGAAATACATCATCAAGGGCCTGGCGGTGTGCCGGCAGGGCATGGCGCGCTATGCGTGA
- a CDS encoding FecR family protein translates to MRESPIAAAAATWYLAHREAPLAPLQQAEFLAWLRQSPAHVAEYLAVAHLHQDLRSAAQSQQASSDELCAHARRSGAVVVPLRPEFGQARPPRPQAAPAPRQRQHRRRWAFGLAAVLALSAIGVTAHLAAPDPVAVTVYAAGDDAGREVALADGSVVRLDRGSAIAVRYGTQRRDIALLRGKALFDLGHDPARPLRVSVGALVLRDIGTVFGVDQHDGATRVTVLQGRVHVLRGAHPWWRRSVLPSEGAQLADLGGGQQARLDARGRLLDMDAHADIAGATAWLPAQVGVRDRSVGEVARLFNAYTTRPLRIADPALAARRISGVFHLRDPDAFVAYLGSLPNVQVQRDAQAVTIRSAPGPL, encoded by the coding sequence ATGCGTGAATCGCCGATCGCCGCGGCGGCCGCGACCTGGTATCTGGCGCACCGCGAAGCGCCGCTGGCGCCGCTGCAGCAGGCCGAGTTCCTGGCCTGGCTGCGGCAATCGCCCGCGCACGTGGCCGAATACCTGGCCGTCGCGCACCTGCACCAGGACCTGCGGTCCGCGGCGCAATCGCAGCAGGCCAGCAGCGACGAACTGTGTGCGCATGCGCGCCGCAGCGGCGCGGTGGTGGTGCCGTTGCGGCCCGAGTTCGGGCAGGCGAGGCCACCGCGACCGCAGGCGGCGCCGGCGCCACGCCAGCGCCAGCACCGCCGGCGCTGGGCGTTCGGCCTGGCCGCCGTGCTGGCGTTGTCGGCGATCGGCGTGACCGCGCATCTGGCGGCGCCGGACCCGGTCGCGGTGACGGTCTACGCCGCCGGCGACGATGCCGGGCGCGAGGTGGCGCTGGCCGACGGCAGCGTGGTGCGCCTGGACCGCGGCAGCGCCATCGCCGTGCGCTACGGCACACAGCGCCGCGATATCGCACTGCTGCGCGGCAAGGCGCTGTTCGACCTCGGCCACGATCCGGCACGGCCGCTGCGGGTCAGCGTCGGCGCACTGGTGCTGCGCGATATCGGCACCGTGTTCGGCGTCGACCAGCACGATGGCGCCACCCGCGTCACCGTGCTGCAGGGACGCGTGCACGTGCTGCGCGGCGCGCATCCGTGGTGGCGGCGCAGCGTGCTGCCCAGCGAAGGCGCGCAGTTGGCGGACCTGGGCGGCGGCCAGCAGGCGCGGCTGGACGCGCGCGGGCGGCTGCTGGACATGGACGCGCATGCCGACATCGCCGGCGCCACCGCCTGGCTACCGGCCCAGGTCGGCGTGCGCGACCGCAGCGTGGGCGAGGTGGCGCGGCTGTTCAACGCCTACACCACGCGGCCGTTGCGCATCGCCGACCCGGCATTGGCCGCGCGCCGCATCAGCGGCGTATTCCACCTGCGCGATCCGGATGCCTTCGTCGCCTACCTGGGCAGCCTGCCGAACGTGCAGGTGCAGCGCGACGCGCAGGCGGTGACGATCCGCAGCGCGCCGGGGCCGCTGTAA
- a CDS encoding TonB-dependent receptor domain-containing protein: MFADLSREASDTYLKGTDDRREHAFVKTVTELGEATTLTFVSSYNQEHQNTVQGATRAQLAQHGWRYGLGDDPILQNYTGYNSAAYYSSFSYLGLSTRLGDWDIDNKVYYNSFDHTAAKSSIPTSESAADNGVTFYSSTGKKLSKAAIDVPGKLSDNDYHAFGDVLRLARDLGPGQVQTGVWVERNLDERNQLPVDMSTGAASGTKYGYPYNYQLRDRTDTLQPYAQYDWKLSDTLTLSPGVRYSRVERQLDAQLNKSTPPAPSHASASYDATLPSLSLHDAFSEHWSGYLQAARGFLAPPIDVIELNGSRGLQPELTSNYQLGTSYAARGLTFGADVYYIDFSNYISQTLVATDSGTESAYVNGGGAVYRGAEAEATYALTPTLSLYANASYNEATYKRSTTQVAGTPRVTGALGVLYNSGTGYFGSLMEKVVGAQYGVDNTTDASGATVFGNDQRLGGYASLDAALGYRSTHGPYGLKGYSISMDVNNLLDRHALIGYAGTRASDNQPLYFGLAGRGVFLDLSLKF, from the coding sequence GTGTTCGCCGACCTGTCCAGGGAAGCCAGCGACACCTACCTGAAAGGCACCGACGACCGCCGCGAGCACGCCTTCGTCAAGACCGTCACCGAGTTGGGCGAGGCGACCACGCTGACCTTCGTCAGCAGCTACAACCAGGAACACCAGAACACCGTGCAGGGCGCCACCCGCGCGCAACTCGCGCAGCACGGCTGGCGCTACGGCCTGGGCGACGATCCGATCCTGCAGAACTACACCGGCTACAACAGCGCCGCGTACTACTCCAGCTTCAGCTACCTGGGCCTGAGCACGCGCCTGGGCGACTGGGACATCGACAACAAGGTCTACTACAACAGCTTCGACCACACCGCCGCCAAGAGCAGCATCCCCACCAGCGAGAGCGCCGCCGACAACGGCGTGACCTTCTACTCCAGCACCGGCAAGAAGCTGTCCAAGGCGGCCATCGACGTGCCCGGCAAACTGTCGGACAACGATTACCACGCCTTCGGCGACGTGTTGCGGCTGGCGCGCGATCTGGGCCCGGGCCAGGTGCAGACCGGCGTGTGGGTGGAACGCAACCTGGACGAACGCAATCAGCTGCCGGTGGACATGAGCACCGGCGCGGCCAGCGGCACCAAGTACGGGTATCCGTACAACTACCAGTTGCGGGACCGCACCGACACGCTGCAGCCGTACGCGCAGTACGACTGGAAACTGAGCGATACGCTGACCCTCAGCCCCGGCGTGCGCTATTCGCGGGTGGAGCGCCAGCTCGACGCGCAGCTCAACAAGAGCACGCCGCCGGCGCCGTCCCACGCCAGCGCCAGCTACGACGCGACGCTGCCGTCGCTGAGCCTGCACGACGCCTTCAGCGAGCACTGGAGCGGCTACCTGCAGGCCGCGCGCGGCTTCCTGGCGCCGCCGATCGACGTGATCGAACTCAACGGCAGCCGCGGCCTGCAGCCGGAGCTGACCAGCAACTACCAGCTCGGCACCAGCTACGCCGCGCGCGGCCTGACCTTCGGCGCCGACGTCTACTACATCGATTTCAGCAACTACATCAGCCAGACCCTGGTCGCCACCGACAGCGGCACCGAGAGCGCCTACGTCAACGGCGGCGGTGCGGTGTACCGCGGCGCCGAGGCCGAAGCCACCTACGCGCTGACGCCGACGCTGAGCCTGTACGCCAATGCCAGCTACAACGAAGCGACCTACAAGCGCAGCACTACCCAGGTCGCCGGTACCCCGCGCGTGACCGGCGCGTTGGGCGTGCTGTACAACAGCGGCACCGGCTACTTCGGCTCGTTGATGGAAAAGGTGGTCGGCGCGCAGTACGGCGTGGACAACACGACCGACGCCAGCGGCGCCACCGTGTTCGGCAACGACCAGCGCCTGGGCGGCTATGCCAGCCTGGATGCGGCGCTGGGCTATCGCAGCACGCATGGCCCCTACGGGTTGAAGGGCTATTCGATCAGCATGGACGTCAACAACCTGCTCGATCGGCACGCCTTGATCGGCTATGCCGGCACGCGCGCTTCCGACAATCAACCGCTGTACTTCGGCCTGGCCGGACGCGGCGTGTTCCTCGACCTGTCGCTGAAGTTCTGA
- a CDS encoding pirin family protein translates to MTDPIVQIKPLGFPWATIDPFLFCVHHDDAYPAGNDAMGPAVPLDDRDLGQDFSRKDGWSMYHGEEVPGFPGHPHRGFETVTIVRQGLIDHADSLGAAARFGAGDVQWVTAGAGIVHSEMFPLLDAQAPNRLELFQIWLNLPARNKLVAPHFTMFWAENLPRFTATDAAGRGTEVACVAGRIGPVAGAPGTPGGPLAPPPDSWAAQDDADVAIWTIRMAPGARWTLPAAQGRGTRRSLYFFKGAAVTVGGRDIAQHAAIELRADQAVELVNGDTQASEFLVLQGRPIAEPVAQYGPFVMNTQAEIAQAMTDYRRTQFGGWPWQDAAPVHGRDPQRFARHPDGREERPGTVTEGSG, encoded by the coding sequence ATGACCGACCCCATCGTCCAGATCAAGCCGCTCGGCTTTCCGTGGGCCACGATCGACCCGTTCCTGTTCTGCGTCCACCACGACGACGCCTATCCCGCCGGCAACGACGCGATGGGGCCGGCGGTGCCGCTGGACGACCGCGACCTCGGCCAGGACTTCAGCCGCAAGGACGGCTGGAGCATGTATCACGGCGAGGAGGTGCCGGGCTTTCCCGGCCACCCGCACCGCGGCTTCGAGACCGTGACCATCGTGCGCCAGGGCCTGATCGACCACGCCGACTCGCTGGGCGCGGCGGCGCGCTTCGGCGCCGGCGACGTGCAATGGGTGACCGCCGGTGCCGGCATCGTGCATTCGGAGATGTTCCCGCTGCTCGACGCGCAGGCGCCGAACCGGCTCGAACTGTTCCAGATCTGGCTCAACCTGCCGGCGCGCAACAAGCTGGTGGCGCCGCACTTCACCATGTTCTGGGCCGAGAACCTGCCGCGCTTCACCGCCACCGACGCCGCCGGCCGCGGCACCGAGGTCGCCTGCGTGGCCGGCCGCATCGGCCCCGTCGCGGGCGCACCCGGCACCCCGGGCGGCCCGCTCGCGCCGCCGCCGGATTCGTGGGCCGCGCAGGACGACGCCGACGTGGCCATCTGGACCATCCGCATGGCGCCCGGCGCGCGCTGGACGCTGCCGGCGGCGCAAGGCCGCGGCACGCGCCGCAGCCTGTACTTCTTCAAGGGCGCGGCGGTGACCGTCGGTGGCCGCGACATCGCCCAGCACGCCGCCATCGAGTTGCGCGCCGACCAGGCGGTCGAACTGGTCAACGGCGATACGCAGGCCAGCGAATTCCTGGTGCTGCAGGGCCGACCGATCGCCGAACCGGTGGCGCAATACGGGCCGTTCGTGATGAACACCCAGGCCGAGATCGCCCAGGCCATGACCGACTACCGCCGCACCCAGTTCGGCGGCTGGCCGTGGCAGGACGCGGCGCCGGTGCACGGGCGCGACCCGCAGCGTTTCGCGCGCCATCCGGATGGGCGCGAGGAACGGCCGGGGACGGTGACCGAAGGCAGCGGCTGA
- a CDS encoding DUF4142 domain-containing protein, which translates to MTPRSITPRLSLLAALAAVALSGCGKPGDQSSRTAPATSPAPTAAPVGGESGRAPIADDASAKAMLQVLEGNAVALSQQALSRNVSASVADFAREVVAAHQGATVAHAGKGGAGEEDKIAAQVAKGQAQLQALAQEKDDSAYMNSYIATMVRSYSDALAVIDAELVPAAQQEATKQELQQARKRIAEQLERAQALASARY; encoded by the coding sequence ATGACCCCGAGGTCCATCACGCCCCGGCTTTCGCTTCTCGCGGCGCTGGCCGCCGTCGCACTGAGCGGCTGCGGCAAGCCGGGCGACCAGAGTTCGCGCACCGCACCCGCCACCTCGCCCGCGCCGACCGCGGCACCGGTCGGCGGCGAAAGCGGGCGTGCCCCGATCGCCGACGACGCCTCGGCCAAGGCGATGCTGCAGGTGCTGGAAGGCAATGCGGTGGCGTTGTCGCAGCAGGCACTGTCGCGCAACGTCAGCGCCAGCGTCGCCGATTTCGCCCGCGAGGTGGTCGCCGCGCATCAGGGCGCCACGGTGGCGCACGCCGGCAAGGGCGGTGCCGGCGAAGAGGACAAGATCGCCGCGCAGGTGGCCAAGGGCCAGGCGCAGTTGCAGGCCCTGGCGCAGGAAAAGGACGATTCGGCCTACATGAACAGCTACATCGCGACCATGGTGCGCAGCTATTCCGACGCGCTGGCGGTGATCGACGCCGAACTGGTGCCGGCGGCGCAACAGGAGGCGACCAAGCAGGAACTGCAGCAGGCGCGCAAGCGCATCGCCGAACAGCTCGAACGCGCGCAGGCGCTGGCCTCGGCGCGCTACTAG
- a CDS encoding SLC13 family permease, which produces MSPQIATIIGLIVMFIVATALPVNMGAVAFALAFIVGGLWVGMDGKEVLAGFPGDLFLTLVGITYLFAIARNNGTIDLLVHWAVRAVRGKIVAIPWVMFVVTAVLTAFGALGPAAVAIIGPVALRFAKQYRINPLLMGLLVIHGAQAGGFSPISVYGGITNKVVEKAGLDVTEMAVFLTSLGFNLLMALICFFAFGGLALLRRGQVPSLASAEYVPVGDVSSHRQFAIEGHGALLSAGGGTLSTDPVALEAVSLNRDRVLTLFGLLGLGIASLIYNLNVGLVSMTVAVVLALLSPKAQKGAVDGISWSTVLLISGVVTYVAVLEKGGAVDYIGNGVSSIGIPLLGALLVCYVGGIVSAFASSAAVLGATIPLAVPFLLQGHLGAAGVICALAISSTVVDVSPFSTNGALVVASAAPDEREALYKRFLIYSGLVVLFGPLLAWLLLVVPGWL; this is translated from the coding sequence ATGAGTCCACAAATCGCGACGATCATCGGCTTGATCGTCATGTTCATCGTGGCCACGGCGTTGCCGGTCAACATGGGCGCGGTCGCGTTCGCGTTGGCCTTCATCGTCGGTGGCCTGTGGGTCGGCATGGATGGGAAGGAGGTCCTGGCCGGGTTCCCGGGCGACCTGTTCCTGACCCTGGTCGGCATCACCTACCTGTTCGCGATCGCGCGCAACAACGGCACCATCGACCTGCTGGTGCATTGGGCGGTGCGCGCGGTGCGCGGCAAGATCGTGGCGATTCCGTGGGTGATGTTCGTGGTCACCGCGGTGCTGACCGCGTTCGGCGCGCTCGGCCCGGCGGCGGTGGCGATCATCGGCCCGGTCGCGCTGCGCTTCGCCAAGCAGTACAGGATCAATCCGTTGCTGATGGGCCTGCTGGTGATCCACGGCGCGCAGGCCGGCGGGTTCTCGCCGATCAGCGTGTACGGCGGCATCACCAACAAGGTGGTGGAGAAGGCCGGGCTGGACGTGACCGAGATGGCGGTGTTCCTGACCAGCCTCGGCTTCAACCTGCTGATGGCGCTGATCTGCTTCTTCGCCTTCGGCGGCCTGGCGTTGCTGCGGCGCGGCCAGGTGCCGTCGCTGGCCAGCGCCGAGTACGTGCCGGTCGGCGACGTGTCCTCGCATCGCCAGTTCGCGATCGAGGGCCACGGCGCGCTGCTGTCCGCCGGCGGCGGCACGCTGTCGACCGATCCGGTGGCGCTGGAGGCGGTGAGCCTCAACCGCGACCGCGTGCTGACCCTGTTCGGCCTGCTCGGCCTGGGCATCGCTTCGCTGATCTACAACCTCAACGTCGGCCTGGTGTCGATGACCGTGGCGGTGGTGCTGGCGCTGCTGTCGCCGAAGGCGCAGAAGGGCGCGGTGGACGGCATCAGCTGGTCCACGGTGCTGCTGATCAGCGGCGTGGTCACCTACGTGGCGGTGCTGGAGAAGGGCGGGGCGGTGGACTACATCGGCAACGGCGTGTCCAGCATCGGCATCCCGCTGCTGGGTGCGCTGCTGGTGTGCTACGTCGGCGGTATCGTGTCCGCGTTCGCCTCCTCGGCGGCGGTGCTGGGCGCGACCATCCCGCTGGCGGTGCCGTTCCTGCTGCAGGGCCATCTCGGCGCGGCCGGGGTGATCTGCGCACTGGCGATCTCCTCCACCGTGGTCGACGTGAGCCCGTTCTCGACCAACGGCGCGCTGGTGGTGGCCTCGGCGGCCCCGGACGAGCGCGAAGCGCTGTACAAGCGCTTCCTGATCTACAGCGGCTTGGTGGTCCTGTTCGGCCCGCTGCTGGCGTGGTTGCTGCTGGTGGTGCCGGGATGGCTTTGA
- a CDS encoding helix-turn-helix transcriptional regulator translates to MLATPLPLRLQRYAAGATMPGHAHDDPWLCLVLAGGYEESTLGRRRFHGVGDLLFCPAQTEHSQRFGADGAFKLLLAPPPQWLDYLRERGVALAQAPHLRGSAQALRIGRQLRLEQATDDAYSALVREGLALELLASLGRGQADGGPNSAPPWLRRVRQCLDEAPADLDLAELARIAQRHPAHLARAFRACYGCTPGDYRRRAQADRAAALLRGSRHPLLEIALACGYGSAAHFSRSFKAAYGVTPSRYRDGSR, encoded by the coding sequence ATGCTCGCCACTCCGCTGCCGCTGCGCCTGCAGCGCTACGCCGCCGGCGCGACCATGCCCGGCCATGCGCACGATGACCCATGGCTGTGCCTGGTGCTGGCCGGCGGCTACGAGGAATCGACCCTGGGCCGCCGCCGCTTCCACGGCGTGGGCGATCTGTTGTTCTGCCCCGCGCAGACCGAGCACAGCCAGCGCTTCGGCGCCGACGGGGCGTTCAAGCTGTTGCTGGCGCCGCCGCCGCAGTGGCTGGACTACCTGCGCGAGCGCGGCGTGGCGCTGGCGCAGGCGCCGCATCTGCGCGGTTCGGCGCAGGCCCTGCGCATCGGCCGGCAACTGCGCCTGGAGCAGGCGACCGACGATGCCTATTCGGCGCTGGTGCGCGAAGGCCTGGCGCTGGAACTGCTGGCGAGCCTGGGCCGCGGCCAGGCCGATGGCGGGCCGAACAGCGCCCCGCCCTGGCTGCGCCGCGTGCGCCAATGCCTGGACGAGGCGCCCGCCGACCTCGACCTGGCCGAACTGGCGCGGATCGCGCAGCGGCATCCGGCGCACCTGGCGCGCGCCTTCCGCGCCTGCTACGGCTGCACGCCCGGCGACTACCGGCGACGCGCGCAGGCCGATCGCGCCGCCGCGTTGCTGCGCGGCTCACGACACCCGTTGCTGGAGATCGCCCTGGCCTGCGGCTACGGCAGCGCCGCGCATTTCTCGCGCTCGTTCAAGGCCGCCTACGGGGTGACGCCCTCGCGCTACCGGGATGGCAGCCGGTAG
- a CDS encoding M3 family metallopeptidase, which produces MRIACIISLSVLLGSIATVANAAPAAPAPLSARIDETAYFATPHIERTQRASLIAAIDAFAAQPAPSIAQLDAYMAQAAALLERGRRHDAYLHLLAARDLDDSASEAAQSDTDNAIGRLRRAVDASLRGIARQGVPGTAAASRYAYLLQQAQRRQPHELPADQAALVDALADPAASSDWAVYQQLRRSTPPLRIATASGERDANRDADLLAGDPQRSVRQAAWERRWDGYAAQGEVYAALLLGRLRLTAATAQLRHFASAPDAAYFGRGFDRADVARTLAVVKAGAAHYLQYQRMRAAHVQAVQHLDSAAPWDMKLSEPGFAVPQFTLAQGRAAAIAAVQPLGGDYVAQLRALLDPAQRRFDVDGAQGHRVDDGFSLSAAGVPSGLFVGRYPTSIEGPRVLIHEGGHAVHQQLMSERGLSPFYRNGPSWLFESYAILNEMLLYDHLYRSSTDPRAKAYYLQALIDDLAFQIFTSAEETELEQSIYDGVAADTLHNADDFDALTARIWGQYGDWQARYPQNRHAWMGKRLLYQDPLYLVNYLYAGLLASSLYDQASAGSPDFPSRYRTLLSDGFAAPPDALLGTFFGHPVTPQELMQQAMAVFDARVRELAQLYATLPPAR; this is translated from the coding sequence ATGCGCATCGCCTGCATCATCAGCCTCTCCGTGCTGCTCGGCAGCATCGCCACCGTGGCGAACGCCGCGCCCGCCGCGCCGGCGCCCCTGTCGGCGCGCATCGACGAAACCGCGTACTTCGCCACGCCGCATATCGAGCGTACGCAGCGCGCCTCCCTGATCGCGGCGATCGACGCCTTCGCCGCGCAGCCGGCGCCGTCCATCGCGCAGTTGGATGCCTACATGGCCCAAGCCGCCGCGCTGCTCGAGCGCGGCCGCCGCCACGACGCCTACCTGCACCTGCTGGCCGCGCGCGACCTCGACGACAGCGCCAGCGAAGCCGCGCAAAGCGACACCGACAATGCCATCGGACGGCTGCGCCGCGCGGTCGATGCGAGCCTGCGCGGCATCGCCCGGCAAGGCGTGCCGGGCACGGCGGCGGCGTCGCGCTACGCCTACCTACTGCAACAGGCGCAGCGCCGGCAACCGCACGAACTGCCCGCCGATCAGGCCGCGCTCGTCGATGCGCTGGCCGACCCGGCCGCGTCCAGCGATTGGGCCGTGTACCAGCAGCTCCGGCGCAGCACGCCGCCGCTCAGGATCGCCACGGCCAGCGGCGAACGCGACGCCAACCGCGATGCCGACCTGCTCGCCGGCGACCCGCAACGCAGCGTGCGCCAGGCGGCCTGGGAGCGACGCTGGGACGGTTACGCGGCGCAGGGCGAGGTGTACGCGGCGCTGTTGCTGGGCAGGTTGCGCCTGACCGCCGCGACCGCGCAGCTGCGCCACTTCGCCAGCGCGCCCGATGCCGCCTACTTCGGCCGCGGGTTCGACCGCGCCGATGTCGCGCGCACGCTGGCCGTGGTCAAGGCCGGCGCCGCGCATTACCTCCAGTACCAGCGCATGCGCGCCGCGCATGTGCAGGCCGTGCAGCACCTCGACAGCGCCGCGCCGTGGGACATGAAGCTGTCGGAACCCGGCTTCGCCGTGCCGCAGTTCACGCTGGCGCAGGGGCGCGCGGCGGCGATCGCCGCGGTGCAGCCGCTGGGCGGCGACTACGTCGCGCAGTTGCGCGCCCTGCTCGATCCGGCGCAGCGCCGCTTCGATGTCGACGGCGCGCAAGGCCATCGCGTCGACGACGGCTTTTCGCTCAGCGCCGCGGGCGTGCCGTCCGGTCTGTTCGTCGGCCGCTATCCCACGTCGATCGAGGGGCCGCGCGTGCTCATCCACGAAGGCGGCCATGCCGTCCACCAGCAACTGATGAGCGAGCGCGGCCTGTCGCCGTTCTACCGCAATGGGCCGAGCTGGCTGTTCGAGAGCTACGCGATCCTCAACGAGATGCTGCTGTACGACCACCTGTACCGCAGCAGCACCGATCCGCGCGCCAAGGCCTACTACCTGCAGGCGCTGATCGACGATCTGGCGTTCCAGATCTTCACCTCGGCCGAGGAGACCGAACTGGAGCAGTCGATCTACGACGGCGTGGCCGCCGACACCTTGCACAACGCCGACGACTTCGACGCGCTGACCGCGCGCATCTGGGGCCAGTACGGCGACTGGCAGGCGCGCTACCCGCAAAACCGGCATGCCTGGATGGGCAAGCGACTGCTGTACCAGGATCCGCTGTACCTGGTGAACTACCTGTACGCCGGCCTGTTGGCGAGCAGCCTGTACGACCAGGCCAGCGCCGGCTCGCCGGATTTCCCGTCGCGCTACCGCACGCTGCTCAGCGACGGCTTCGCCGCGCCGCCGGACGCCCTGCTCGGCACGTTCTTCGGCCATCCGGTGACGCCGCAGGAACTGATGCAACAGGCGATGGCGGTGTTCGACGCGCGCGTGCGCGAACTGGCGCAGCTGTACGCCACGTTGCCGCCGGCGCGGTGA
- a CDS encoding TonB-dependent receptor plug domain-containing protein, which produces MRTTLVVSIALLLGSTASLPAWSAPLAASAPAIAPMPLDQALERFARNSGLQLMYDPALAAGQRSNGAPAGLVPAQQLQKLLAGTSLEYRMPTPGTVSIVRSAVAAPRNAAAPRAAHAAATPANDPGDRDDGPRELAPINVTANSVDTLAPSAAPLEASQPTSVIDERFIRDGLRLNANYDDIIKYAPSVVTTSPEGPGLGKNEGISIRGFQDGQFNITFDGIPFGDASDLHHTTSAYFNNHVLGQAEIDRGPGGGATIGNATFGGTLALRTRNPSTVDGVTVYATGGSWDT; this is translated from the coding sequence ATGCGCACCACGCTCGTCGTTTCCATCGCCCTGCTGCTCGGCAGCACCGCCTCGTTGCCGGCCTGGTCGGCCCCCCTCGCCGCCTCGGCGCCGGCGATCGCGCCGATGCCGTTGGACCAGGCGCTGGAGCGGTTCGCCCGCAACAGCGGCCTGCAACTGATGTACGACCCGGCACTGGCGGCCGGGCAACGCAGCAACGGCGCGCCGGCCGGCCTGGTGCCGGCGCAGCAGCTGCAGAAACTGCTGGCCGGCACCAGCCTGGAGTACCGCATGCCGACGCCGGGCACGGTCAGCATCGTGCGCAGCGCCGTGGCCGCGCCCCGCAACGCCGCCGCGCCACGCGCGGCGCACGCCGCCGCCACGCCGGCCAACGACCCGGGCGACCGCGACGACGGCCCGCGCGAACTGGCGCCGATCAACGTCACCGCCAACAGCGTCGACACGTTGGCGCCCAGCGCCGCGCCGCTGGAGGCGAGCCAGCCGACCTCGGTGATCGACGAACGCTTCATCCGCGACGGCCTGCGCCTGAACGCGAACTACGACGACATCATCAAGTACGCGCCGAGCGTGGTCACCACCTCGCCGGAAGGCCCCGGCCTTGGCAAGAACGAAGGCATCAGCATCCGCGGCTTCCAGGACGGCCAGTTCAACATCACCTTCGACGGCATCCCGTTCGGCGACGCCAGCGACCTGCACCACACCACGTCGGCGTACTTCAACAACCATGTGCTCGGCCAGGCCGAGATCGACCGCGGCCCCGGCGGCGGCGCCACCATCGGCAACGCCACCTTCGGCGGCACGCTGGCGCTGCGCACGCGCAACCCCAGCACGGTGGACGGCGTCACCGTCTACGCCACCGGCGGCAGCTGGGACACCTGA